In Salinirussus salinus, the following proteins share a genomic window:
- a CDS encoding GNAT family N-acetyltransferase: MELAVRNWPPEGEALALDHERFIYGGKFNTGRTAKAVAREDGEVVAAVAFNEDRTDADTLRFRYVSVRVDRRAEGVGPRLLAFAADRAREHGYERVGIAVNNPYAYEACYRAGFAFTGEETGMAELLMTYPPEDRSPARYREGLDVFAERDLPTDQADFVARTDDTPPETI; encoded by the coding sequence ATGGAACTGGCCGTCCGGAACTGGCCGCCAGAGGGCGAGGCGCTGGCGCTGGACCACGAGCGGTTCATCTACGGCGGGAAGTTCAACACCGGGCGGACGGCCAAGGCCGTCGCACGCGAGGACGGCGAGGTGGTCGCCGCCGTCGCCTTCAACGAGGACCGTACCGACGCGGACACGCTGCGCTTCCGGTACGTCTCGGTCCGGGTCGACCGCCGCGCCGAGGGGGTCGGACCGCGGCTGCTGGCCTTCGCGGCCGACCGCGCCCGCGAGCACGGCTACGAGCGCGTCGGGATCGCCGTCAACAATCCCTACGCCTACGAGGCCTGCTACCGCGCCGGCTTCGCGTTCACCGGCGAGGAGACCGGGATGGCGGAACTCCTCATGACCTACCCCCCGGAGGACCGCTCGCCGGCGCGCTACCGGGAGGGGCTGGACGTCTTTGCTGAGCGGGACCTCCCGACCGACCAGGCCGACTTTGTCGCCCGGACCGACGACACGCCGCCCGAGACCATCTAG
- a CDS encoding DUF3054 domain-containing protein, whose protein sequence is MSTSTYLRTRVDPSASTAGLLVGDVLALGAFVFIGQQFGHSMQPLANPLAYLEALFPFVLAWVAVAVLGGLYTDDALASFRRGLGWALPAWLVALPVAHGLRILVSGSTAVAFVVISAVVGGAFLLGWRALAVFVSKPPAT, encoded by the coding sequence ATGAGCACGAGCACGTACCTCCGGACGCGGGTGGACCCCTCTGCCTCCACCGCCGGCCTCCTCGTCGGGGACGTCCTCGCGCTGGGTGCCTTCGTCTTCATCGGCCAGCAGTTCGGCCACAGCATGCAGCCGCTGGCGAACCCGCTCGCCTATCTGGAGGCGCTTTTCCCCTTCGTACTCGCCTGGGTCGCCGTCGCCGTCCTCGGGGGGCTGTACACCGACGACGCGCTCGCCTCGTTCCGACGGGGGCTGGGGTGGGCGCTGCCGGCCTGGCTGGTCGCACTGCCGGTCGCACACGGCCTGCGGATCCTGGTCAGCGGCAGCACCGCCGTCGCGTTCGTCGTCATCTCGGCGGTCGTCGGGGGTGCATTCCTGCTCGGCTGGCGGGCGCTGGCGGTGTTCGTCTCGAAACCGCCCGCAACGTGA
- the fen gene encoding flap endonuclease-1: MGNADLRDLAVIEEVSFDDLSGVVAVDAHNWLYRYLTTTVKFTDSRAYTTAEGEEVANLIGVVQGLPKFFEHDLTPVFVFDGAVTDLKSDEVERRRAQRERYEEDLAEARETGDEVAIARLDSRTQRLTDTIVETTRGLLERLDVPVVDAPAEGEAQAAHMARHGGADYAGSEDYDTLLFGAPLTLRQLTSSGDPELMDFEATLADLELTWEQLVDVAILCGTDFNEGISGVGPKTAVDLVREHGDLWAVFEREGYHVEGADRIRDLFLDPAVTDVEVDTDVDPDFDAARRYVTETWEVDAGEVERGFERIEEALVQTGLDRWS, translated from the coding sequence ATGGGAAACGCGGACCTTCGTGACCTGGCGGTCATCGAGGAGGTGTCGTTCGACGACCTCTCGGGCGTGGTCGCCGTGGACGCCCACAACTGGCTCTACCGGTACCTCACCACCACCGTCAAATTCACCGACAGCCGCGCCTACACCACGGCAGAGGGTGAGGAGGTGGCAAACCTCATCGGGGTGGTCCAGGGGCTCCCGAAGTTCTTCGAACACGACCTCACGCCAGTGTTCGTCTTCGACGGCGCCGTCACAGACCTCAAAAGCGACGAGGTCGAGCGCCGCCGCGCCCAGCGCGAGCGCTACGAGGAAGACCTGGCGGAGGCCCGCGAAACCGGCGACGAGGTGGCCATCGCCCGCCTCGACTCGCGGACACAGCGGCTCACCGACACCATCGTCGAGACGACCCGGGGGCTGCTGGAGCGGCTGGACGTGCCGGTCGTCGACGCGCCCGCCGAGGGGGAGGCCCAGGCCGCCCACATGGCCCGCCACGGCGGGGCCGATTACGCCGGCAGCGAGGACTACGACACCCTCCTCTTCGGCGCGCCGCTGACCCTGCGCCAGCTCACGAGTTCGGGCGACCCCGAGCTGATGGACTTCGAGGCCACCCTCGCGGACCTGGAACTGACCTGGGAGCAACTGGTCGACGTCGCCATCCTCTGTGGAACCGACTTCAACGAGGGCATCTCGGGTGTGGGGCCGAAGACGGCAGTCGACCTCGTCCGCGAACACGGCGACCTCTGGGCGGTCTTCGAGCGCGAGGGCTACCACGTCGAGGGGGCCGACCGCATCCGTGACCTCTTTCTCGACCCCGCGGTGACCGACGTCGAGGTGGACACCGACGTCGACCCGGACTTCGACGCCGCGCGCCGGTACGTCACGGAGACCTGGGAGGTCGACGCCGGCGAGGTCGAGCGCGGTTTCGAGCGCATCGAGGAGGCGCTCGTCCAGACCGGCCTGGACCGCTGGAGCTAG
- a CDS encoding ABC transporter permease subunit translates to MSPARTRTARTMAVAQREFQTVLRSRTVAALAVGYVGLVVGLTLLSAPGGYLPAVLDLLLPHEVLLPVLGFALGYRAVLGDHDRGEIEAIRTFPVSAGEYVLGVYLGRLVPLLGVVLLSLVGVGVAVTTAGGGETVSVIAVHNTVDTPVTFLRFVVVTAVFAAVVLALAVLVSTVARSTRAGLALATGLVLALVVGFDSSFVAALSGGLVSPADLTALLALSPNAAYRSLVFSLAVAPTGASELPVAAATLPAALGLVAWFGVSLAAARAVVFRP, encoded by the coding sequence GTGAGCCCCGCCCGGACGCGAACGGCCCGGACGATGGCCGTCGCCCAGCGGGAGTTCCAGACCGTCCTCCGGAGCCGAACGGTGGCCGCCCTCGCCGTCGGCTACGTGGGGCTCGTGGTCGGGCTCACGCTGCTCTCGGCGCCGGGTGGCTACCTGCCGGCCGTGCTTGACCTGCTGTTGCCCCACGAGGTCCTGCTCCCGGTGCTGGGGTTCGCGCTCGGCTACCGCGCGGTGCTCGGCGACCACGACCGCGGTGAGATAGAGGCCATCCGGACCTTCCCCGTCTCGGCCGGCGAGTACGTCCTCGGGGTGTATCTCGGGCGGCTGGTCCCCCTGCTCGGCGTCGTCCTCCTCTCGCTCGTCGGCGTCGGCGTCGCGGTGACCACCGCGGGCGGCGGCGAGACGGTCTCCGTCATCGCGGTCCACAACACCGTCGACACGCCGGTCACGTTCCTGCGCTTTGTCGTCGTCACGGCCGTCTTCGCGGCAGTCGTGCTCGCGCTGGCGGTGCTGGTCTCGACGGTCGCGCGCTCGACGCGTGCCGGTCTGGCGCTCGCCACCGGCCTGGTGCTCGCGCTGGTCGTCGGTTTCGACAGCAGTTTCGTCGCCGCACTCTCGGGAGGGCTGGTCTCGCCGGCGGACCTGACCGCGCTGCTCGCGCTGAGTCCGAACGCCGCCTACAGGAGCCTGGTGTTCTCGCTCGCCGTCGCGCCGACCGGCGCGAGCGAACTCCCCGTCGCCGCGGCCACGCTCCCGGCGGCACTCGGGCTCGTCGCCTGGTTCGGCGTCTCGCTGGCTGCCGCCAGGGCCGTCGTCTTCCGCCCCTGA
- a CDS encoding S9 family peptidase, whose product MHEYDLERYLTVRRAYGATLGPDGTLAFLMDTTGTGQVWTLEEPGGWPTQRTFYDEPVSFASYSPTRPELVFGMDEGGNERMQLYRLDEGGTIAELTGLPDAKHRWGGWSHGGDRFAFASNRRDESVFDIYTQGREERGDDADLVFEGDGWLTVGGWAPADDRLVLTEAHSSFDQDVYVLDIGTGERTHLTPHEGDVRYGSVEWGPDGGLYTVTDEGSDTLYLARLDPETGDLEPVREGGEWNIDGVAVDDEHGLLVYSRNVDGYTELTLADVEGTDLTEYPLPDLPGDVAGGVSFGPAGDRLALSASGRALNTNVFVVPVPGLREGGGARQWTRAGTAGIPRETFVEPALVRYETFDGREVPALYSVPEGVERGEPDDAPVVVDIHGGPESQRRPSFTGLTQYFLSRGYAVFEPNVRGSTGYGKAYTHLDDVEKRMDAVRDIDAAVDWLVAQPELDADRVVAKGGSYGGFMVLAALTEYPDRWAAGVDAVGIANFVTFLENTGPWRRELREAEYGSLAEDRELLEEISPINRVENIEAPLFVLHGANDPRVPVGEAEQIVEEVRERGVPVEKLVFEDEGHGIAKLENQVEAYTRVVDFLDEHV is encoded by the coding sequence GTGCACGAGTACGACCTCGAGCGGTACCTGACCGTCCGGCGGGCCTACGGCGCGACGCTGGGGCCGGACGGGACGCTCGCCTTCCTGATGGACACGACCGGGACCGGCCAGGTGTGGACGCTGGAGGAGCCCGGCGGCTGGCCCACCCAGCGGACCTTCTACGACGAGCCCGTCTCCTTCGCCAGCTACTCGCCGACCCGGCCGGAGCTCGTCTTCGGCATGGACGAGGGGGGCAACGAACGGATGCAACTGTACCGGCTAGACGAGGGCGGCACCATCGCAGAGCTGACCGGGCTGCCCGACGCGAAACACCGGTGGGGCGGCTGGAGCCACGGCGGCGACCGCTTCGCGTTCGCTTCCAATCGCCGCGACGAGTCGGTCTTCGACATCTACACCCAGGGCCGCGAGGAACGCGGCGACGACGCCGACCTGGTCTTCGAGGGCGACGGCTGGCTCACCGTCGGCGGCTGGGCGCCCGCCGACGACCGGCTTGTCCTCACTGAGGCTCACTCCAGTTTCGACCAGGACGTTTACGTGCTGGACATCGGGACCGGTGAGCGGACCCACCTCACGCCCCACGAGGGCGACGTGCGCTACGGCAGCGTCGAGTGGGGGCCGGACGGCGGGCTCTACACCGTCACCGACGAGGGCAGCGACACGCTGTATCTCGCCCGGCTGGACCCGGAGACGGGCGACCTGGAGCCGGTCCGCGAGGGCGGGGAGTGGAACATCGACGGCGTGGCCGTCGACGACGAGCACGGCCTGCTCGTGTACTCCCGCAACGTCGACGGCTACACCGAACTCACGCTGGCGGACGTCGAGGGCACCGACCTCACGGAGTACCCGCTCCCGGACCTGCCCGGCGACGTCGCCGGGGGCGTGAGTTTCGGCCCCGCGGGCGACCGCCTGGCGCTGTCGGCGTCGGGCCGCGCGCTCAACACCAACGTCTTCGTCGTCCCCGTCCCGGGGCTGCGCGAGGGCGGGGGCGCGCGCCAGTGGACTCGCGCGGGGACCGCGGGGATCCCCCGCGAGACCTTCGTCGAGCCCGCCCTCGTCAGGTACGAGACCTTCGACGGCCGGGAGGTCCCCGCCCTCTACTCGGTCCCCGAGGGCGTCGAGCGCGGCGAGCCCGACGACGCGCCGGTCGTCGTCGACATCCACGGCGGCCCGGAGAGCCAGCGCCGTCCCTCCTTCACCGGCCTCACCCAGTATTTCCTCTCGCGTGGCTACGCGGTCTTCGAGCCCAACGTCCGCGGCTCGACGGGCTACGGGAAAGCGTACACCCACCTCGACGACGTGGAGAAGCGGATGGACGCCGTGCGGGACATCGACGCGGCGGTCGACTGGCTGGTCGCACAGCCCGAGCTCGACGCCGACCGCGTGGTCGCGAAGGGCGGCTCCTACGGCGGGTTCATGGTGCTCGCGGCGCTGACGGAGTACCCCGACCGCTGGGCCGCGGGCGTCGACGCGGTCGGCATCGCCAACTTCGTCACGTTCCTCGAGAACACCGGCCCCTGGCGCCGGGAGCTCCGGGAGGCCGAGTACGGCTCGCTGGCCGAGGACCGCGAGCTCCTGGAGGAGATCAGCCCCATCAACAGAGTCGAGAACATCGAGGCGCCGCTCTTCGTCCTCCACGGCGCCAACGACCCGCGGGTCCCGGTCGGTGAGGCCGAGCAGATCGTGGAGGAGGTCCGCGAGCGGGGCGTCCCCGTCGAGAAACTCGTATTCGAGGACGAGGGACACGGCATCGCCAAACTGGAGAACCAGGTCGAGGCCTACACCCGGGTCGTCGACTTCCTCGACGAGCACGTCTGA
- a CDS encoding MTH1187 family thiamine-binding protein, which translates to MTVIAMLSVAPVREGSMAGDVADAVAALEGFDVSYETNPMGTVIEAEDIDTLLAAVAAAHKAVDADRVSTFLKVDDKRTVDQRAREKVEDVEAELGREARSDPA; encoded by the coding sequence ATGACAGTGATCGCGATGCTGTCGGTCGCACCGGTTCGCGAGGGGAGCATGGCGGGCGACGTCGCCGACGCCGTCGCGGCGCTCGAGGGTTTCGACGTCTCCTACGAGACGAACCCGATGGGGACCGTCATCGAGGCCGAGGACATCGACACCCTCCTCGCGGCCGTGGCCGCGGCACACAAGGCCGTCGACGCCGACCGGGTGAGCACCTTCCTGAAGGTCGACGACAAGCGGACCGTCGACCAGCGCGCGCGGGAGAAAGTCGAGGACGTCGAGGCGGAACTCGGCCGGGAAGCGCGCAGCGACCCGGCCTGA
- a CDS encoding class I SAM-dependent methyltransferase, translating into MPPTRETPLVEGLARAERPVYRALDLGGGTGRGASAIRPETVVVDAAPGMLRRARSKGHAAVAGDATRLPVADASVDAALVVDALHHMPDHPAVVAELYRVLRPGGVVVVREFDPTTLRGRALVAAERAWGFDSTFHAPAALVDLLAAGGFEATVLDGGFGYTVVGVAGSGSVAGSGRHKSGRA; encoded by the coding sequence ATGCCCCCGACCAGGGAGACGCCGCTGGTCGAGGGGCTGGCCCGCGCCGAGCGCCCCGTCTACCGCGCGCTGGACCTCGGCGGCGGCACCGGGCGCGGGGCGTCGGCCATCCGCCCGGAGACGGTCGTCGTCGACGCCGCACCGGGGATGCTCCGGCGGGCGCGGTCGAAGGGCCACGCGGCGGTCGCCGGCGACGCGACGCGGCTGCCGGTCGCCGACGCCTCCGTCGACGCCGCCCTCGTCGTCGACGCGCTCCACCACATGCCCGACCACCCCGCAGTGGTCGCGGAGCTGTACCGGGTGCTTCGCCCGGGTGGCGTGGTCGTCGTCCGCGAGTTCGACCCGACGACGCTCCGCGGCCGGGCGCTCGTCGCCGCCGAGCGCGCCTGGGGGTTCGACTCCACCTTCCACGCGCCTGCCGCCCTCGTCGACCTGCTGGCGGCGGGGGGGTTCGAGGCGACGGTCCTCGACGGCGGGTTCGGCTACACGGTCGTCGGCGTGGCGGGAAGCGGGAGCGTGGCGGGAAGCGGGAGACACAAGTCCGGGCGCGCCTGA
- a CDS encoding uracil-DNA glycosylase family protein: MEYVADTLRNPFGMDPPCEHSVPGYGDTRAHFHVVGDHPGVHGGLEARVPFTGRPWSPSFFDALSRGGLVDGVDPDSGEVRVRRTFLSYLHTCAPGSMTGGADAPTEGDAAGSPTESDYAALEPYFDAELRAVTAHVLLPVGERATRHVFEAYTSRSREAEVDMEALHATETKGSGWLVVPVLEPTDWNDAHADALADALVALRESDYRQTSDLGRFHPGDEPYFVR, encoded by the coding sequence GTGGAGTACGTCGCCGACACGCTCCGGAATCCGTTCGGAATGGACCCACCCTGCGAGCACTCGGTCCCGGGCTACGGCGATACGCGGGCACACTTCCACGTCGTCGGCGACCACCCCGGCGTACACGGCGGCCTCGAGGCCCGGGTCCCGTTCACGGGTCGCCCCTGGTCGCCGTCGTTTTTCGACGCGCTCTCGCGGGGCGGGCTCGTCGACGGCGTCGACCCCGACAGTGGCGAGGTTCGGGTCCGGCGTACCTTCCTCTCCTACCTGCACACGTGTGCACCCGGGAGCATGACGGGCGGGGCCGACGCACCCACAGAGGGGGACGCGGCCGGCTCGCCGACGGAGAGCGATTACGCCGCCCTGGAGCCGTACTTCGACGCCGAACTCCGGGCGGTGACGGCCCACGTCCTGCTCCCCGTCGGCGAACGGGCGACCCGGCACGTCTTCGAGGCGTACACCAGCCGCTCGCGCGAGGCGGAGGTCGACATGGAGGCGCTGCACGCGACCGAGACCAAGGGGTCGGGGTGGCTCGTTGTTCCAGTCCTGGAGCCGACAGATTGGAACGACGCCCACGCCGACGCGCTCGCGGACGCCCTGGTGGCGCTCCGCGAGTCGGATTATCGCCAGACCTCCGACCTCGGGCGCTTTCACCCGGGCGACGAGCCCTACTTCGTGCGGTAG
- a CDS encoding ABC transporter ATP-binding protein: MTDEQDPAEGPVIDVEGLGHAYGDLTVLEEISFALAPGTVACLIGPNGSGKSTLMRLLGGLIEPTDGSVEVDARGDRPVGYLAQTPAFRPQFTVAETVAFYGSLVETDVDVDATLERVGLTPVADRPVDALSGGMTRLLGLALTTVGDPGVLLLDEPASGLDPMMTAYITGVIGDVADTGDAVVLATHNLTAAERVADVVLVLDRGTLVAADPPGELLAETGTDSLADALETLVGAEMPTVYAGRQRGEEE, translated from the coding sequence GTGACGGATGAGCAGGACCCCGCCGAGGGACCGGTCATCGACGTCGAGGGGCTGGGCCACGCCTACGGCGACCTCACGGTGCTCGAGGAGATCTCCTTCGCCCTGGCGCCGGGGACGGTCGCCTGTCTCATCGGGCCGAACGGCTCCGGCAAGAGCACGCTCATGCGGTTGCTCGGCGGGCTGATCGAGCCGACAGACGGCAGCGTCGAGGTCGACGCCAGGGGCGACCGGCCGGTCGGCTACCTCGCACAGACCCCCGCGTTCCGCCCGCAGTTCACCGTCGCCGAGACGGTCGCCTTCTACGGCTCGCTGGTCGAGACCGACGTCGACGTGGACGCGACGCTGGAGCGGGTGGGGCTGACGCCGGTTGCCGACCGACCCGTCGACGCCCTCTCGGGCGGGATGACCCGCCTGCTCGGGCTGGCACTGACCACCGTGGGCGACCCCGGCGTGCTCCTGCTGGACGAGCCCGCGAGCGGGCTGGACCCGATGATGACCGCCTACATCACCGGCGTCATCGGGGACGTCGCCGACACCGGCGACGCGGTCGTGCTCGCGACGCACAACCTGACCGCCGCCGAGCGCGTCGCGGACGTGGTGCTGGTGCTCGACCGAGGGACGCTCGTCGCGGCCGACCCGCCCGGAGAGCTCCTGGCGGAGACCGGGACGGACTCGCTCGCGGACGCCCTCGAGACGCTCGTCGGCGCGGAGATGCCGACAGTCTACGCCGGCAGACAGCGGGGTGAGGAGGAGTGA
- a CDS encoding PQQ-dependent sugar dehydrogenase, whose translation MRRRTLLATLAGGAAGLAGCSQGAPSGNGNDGDRPGDGNGGGSGTPLDGVPDAVALDPVAEGLRAPLDIAFAPDADRRYIAEQQGVVRVHGTDGLRSEPLLDLRETVVTGFEQGLLGLALHPDFAENRRLFVRYSSPPRSGTPDGYSHTFVLAEFRVSEDGRTAVPDSERTVLEVPEPQANHNAGSVVFGPEGYLYVGVGDGGAGGDQGEGHVEDWYSTVPGGNGQDVTENLLGSVLRLDVDGREDGKGYAVPDDNPLVGREGLDEQYAWGFRNPWRLSVDGEALYAGDVGQNRYEEIDRVERGGNYGWNVREGRHCFGAGECPDSTPERVRDGEPLREPVLEYPHSGAAVSGISVIVGNVYRGSTVPGLDGHFVFGDYRANGRLFVADPADGWTSGVLPVAGDDTVERVLSIARGPEGEMYVLGTGERGGVYRLTSG comes from the coding sequence ATGCGACGCCGAACGCTCCTCGCAACCCTCGCCGGCGGCGCGGCGGGGCTGGCCGGCTGCAGCCAGGGCGCGCCGTCCGGGAACGGAAACGACGGCGACCGCCCGGGGGACGGTAACGGCGGTGGGTCCGGCACACCTCTCGACGGAGTCCCCGACGCTGTCGCTCTCGACCCCGTCGCCGAGGGGTTGCGCGCGCCGCTCGACATCGCCTTCGCCCCCGACGCCGACCGCCGCTACATCGCCGAACAGCAGGGGGTCGTTCGCGTCCACGGGACCGACGGGCTCCGCTCCGAACCGCTGCTCGACCTCCGGGAGACGGTCGTCACGGGGTTCGAGCAGGGACTGCTCGGGCTGGCGCTTCACCCCGACTTCGCGGAGAACCGCCGGCTGTTCGTCCGCTACTCCTCGCCGCCCCGGAGTGGGACGCCCGACGGCTACAGCCACACCTTCGTCCTCGCGGAGTTCCGGGTGAGCGAAGACGGCCGGACGGCCGTCCCGGACTCCGAGCGAACCGTCCTCGAGGTCCCCGAGCCACAGGCCAACCACAACGCCGGCAGCGTCGTCTTCGGCCCGGAGGGGTATCTCTACGTCGGGGTCGGCGACGGCGGGGCCGGCGGCGACCAGGGAGAGGGGCACGTCGAGGACTGGTACAGCACCGTCCCCGGCGGCAACGGCCAGGACGTCACCGAGAACCTCCTGGGGAGCGTCCTCCGGCTCGACGTCGACGGGCGGGAGGACGGCAAGGGGTACGCCGTCCCCGACGACAACCCCCTGGTCGGGCGGGAGGGACTCGACGAACAGTACGCCTGGGGGTTCCGAAACCCCTGGCGGCTCTCGGTCGACGGCGAGGCGCTGTACGCCGGCGACGTGGGCCAGAACCGCTACGAGGAGATCGACCGCGTCGAGCGTGGCGGGAACTACGGCTGGAACGTCCGGGAAGGACGGCACTGCTTCGGCGCGGGCGAGTGTCCCGACAGCACGCCCGAGCGCGTCCGCGACGGCGAGCCGCTGCGCGAGCCGGTGCTCGAATACCCTCACTCCGGCGCCGCCGTCAGCGGCATCTCGGTCATCGTCGGCAACGTCTACCGCGGCTCGACGGTGCCGGGGCTGGACGGGCACTTCGTCTTCGGCGACTACCGGGCCAACGGCCGGCTGTTCGTCGCGGACCCGGCCGACGGCTGGACCAGCGGCGTCCTGCCGGTCGCCGGCGACGACACGGTCGAGCGGGTCCTCTCCATCGCCCGCGGTCCCGAGGGCGAGATGTACGTCCTCGGAACGGGCGAGCGCGGCGGCGTCTACCGGCTCACGTCAGGCTGA
- a CDS encoding class II fumarate hydratase: MSEDSEYRTERDSLGEMQVPADAYWGAQTQRALGNFPISDVTFGRRFIRALGVVKKGATQANRELGLLDEETAEHIVAAADEVIDGEHDDQFPVDVFQTGSGTSSNMNANEVIANRATELAGGEIGSREIHPNDHVNYGQSSNDVVPTAMHVASAEAVEKDLRPALETLRDALQAKEEEFDDVVKTGRTHLQDATPIRLGQEFSGYRAQVEKGVERLDAVRSHLRELALGGTAVGTGLNTHPDFPELAAEYISEETGVEFREADNHFEAQAAHDAMSEAHGALRTVAGSLNKIANDLRLLASGPRNGLGEVEQPENQPGSSIMPGKINPVVAEAVNQVHKQVVGNDAAISAGAAEGQIDLNLYKPVIAHNFLQSAKLLANGSEVFAEKFVAKLEANREHCAERVEQSMALATALNPAIGYDKASKVAKQAMDEGKTIKEVVVEEGYLTAEEAEEVLDPAKMTERVILGGE; the protein is encoded by the coding sequence ATGAGCGAGGACAGCGAGTACCGGACAGAGCGGGACAGCCTCGGGGAGATGCAGGTGCCGGCGGACGCCTACTGGGGCGCCCAGACCCAGCGCGCGCTCGGGAACTTCCCCATCAGCGACGTCACCTTCGGGCGCCGATTTATCCGCGCGCTCGGCGTCGTCAAGAAGGGCGCGACCCAGGCCAACCGGGAGCTCGGGCTGCTCGACGAGGAGACAGCCGAGCACATCGTCGCGGCCGCGGACGAGGTCATCGACGGCGAGCACGACGACCAGTTCCCAGTCGACGTCTTCCAGACCGGGTCGGGGACCTCCTCGAACATGAACGCGAACGAGGTGATCGCCAACCGCGCGACCGAACTCGCCGGCGGCGAAATCGGTTCCCGGGAGATCCACCCCAACGACCACGTCAACTACGGCCAGTCGAGTAACGACGTGGTCCCGACGGCCATGCACGTCGCCAGCGCCGAGGCAGTCGAGAAGGACCTCCGGCCCGCCCTGGAGACGCTTCGCGACGCGCTCCAGGCAAAGGAAGAGGAGTTCGACGACGTGGTCAAGACCGGCCGCACCCACCTCCAGGACGCCACCCCCATCCGGCTGGGCCAGGAGTTCTCGGGCTACCGCGCCCAGGTCGAGAAGGGGGTCGAGCGCCTCGACGCCGTCCGGTCACACCTCCGCGAGCTCGCGCTCGGGGGCACCGCAGTCGGGACGGGGCTGAACACCCACCCCGACTTCCCGGAACTCGCCGCCGAGTACATCAGCGAGGAGACCGGCGTCGAGTTCCGCGAGGCCGACAACCACTTCGAGGCCCAGGCCGCCCACGACGCCATGAGCGAGGCCCACGGCGCGCTCCGCACCGTCGCTGGCAGTCTCAACAAGATAGCCAACGACCTCCGGCTGCTCGCGTCGGGCCCGCGCAACGGTCTCGGCGAGGTCGAGCAGCCCGAGAACCAGCCCGGTTCCTCGATCATGCCCGGAAAGATCAACCCCGTGGTGGCGGAGGCGGTCAACCAGGTTCACAAGCAGGTGGTCGGCAACGACGCCGCCATCTCTGCGGGCGCCGCCGAGGGCCAGATCGACCTGAACCTCTACAAGCCGGTCATCGCCCACAACTTCCTGCAGTCCGCCAAGCTCCTCGCGAACGGTAGCGAGGTCTTCGCCGAGAAGTTCGTCGCCAAGCTCGAAGCGAACCGCGAACACTGCGCCGAGCGCGTCGAGCAGTCGATGGCCCTCGCCACGGCGCTCAACCCCGCCATCGGCTACGACAAGGCCTCGAAGGTGGCGAAGCAAGCGATGGACGAGGGCAAGACGATCAAGGAAGTCGTCGTCGAGGAGGGCTATCTCACTGCCGAGGAAGCCGAAGAGGTGCTCGACCCGGCGAAGATGACCGAGCGGGTAATTCTCGGCGGCGAGTAG
- a CDS encoding DsbA family oxidoreductase, whose protein sequence is MSETETTAEVTVYSDYVCPFCYLGRQSLEQYEETREAPLRIDWHPFGLRAGKRNEDGTIDHEADDGKDEAYYEQARENVRRLQEQYDVEMVEELRTDVDSLNAQLVSYRVRETEAYGTWLAFDEAVFDALWKEGQDIGDPEVLENIAADIGIDPGVVEGALEDDTLREELEAEFDRAKQQGVTGVPTFVCDGTAARGAVPPEHLQRLVEGTGG, encoded by the coding sequence ATGAGCGAGACAGAGACCACGGCCGAGGTGACGGTATACTCGGACTACGTCTGCCCTTTCTGCTATCTCGGGCGCCAGTCCCTGGAACAGTACGAGGAGACCCGCGAGGCCCCTCTCAGGATCGACTGGCACCCCTTCGGCCTCCGGGCGGGCAAGCGCAACGAGGACGGCACCATCGACCACGAGGCCGACGACGGCAAGGACGAGGCCTACTACGAGCAGGCCCGGGAGAACGTCCGCCGGCTACAGGAGCAGTACGACGTCGAGATGGTCGAGGAACTCCGGACCGACGTGGACTCGCTGAACGCCCAGCTGGTCTCCTACCGGGTCAGGGAGACCGAGGCCTACGGCACCTGGCTGGCCTTCGACGAGGCGGTCTTCGATGCCCTCTGGAAAGAGGGACAGGACATCGGCGACCCCGAAGTGCTCGAGAATATCGCTGCCGATATCGGCATCGACCCCGGCGTCGTCGAGGGAGCGCTTGAGGACGACACCCTCCGGGAGGAACTGGAGGCCGAGTTCGACCGGGCCAAACAGCAGGGGGTCACGGGCGTGCCGACCTTCGTCTGCGACGGTACGGCCGCGCGGGGTGCGGTCCCGCCCGAGCACCTCCAGCGGCTCGTCGAAGGGACCGGAGGGTAG